One Planctomycetia bacterium genomic window, AACCGGCGAGGAACTCCGCACGCTCAGTGATAAGAATTGGGTCATGAGCATGGCGTTCAGCCCCGACGGTATGCGACTCGCTTCGGCGAGCGGAAATACGATAAAGCTGTGGGACCCACGCACCAGCACCGTACTCCGCGAGCTCACTGGGCATGGAGATATAGTGACGAGCGTTACGTTTAGCCCCGACGGTGCGCGGCTCGCGTCGGCAAGCGGCGATAAAAAGATCAAACTGTGGGACGCGCGCTCTGGCCACGAGCTCCGCATGCTCACCGGGCATTCGGATCAGGTCACAAGCGTGACGTTTAGCCCCGACGGTACGCGGCTCGCCTCGGCAAGCAAGGACAACTCGATCAGGCTCTGGGACGCTCAAACCGGTGCGGAACTCCGCACCTTCACCGGACATGCTTATTGGGTAGGGAGCGTGACGTTCAGCCCGGACGGTGCACGACTCGCGTCGGCAAGCGGAGACAACACGATTAAGCTGTGGGACGCCCAAAAAGGTGCGGAATTCCGCACGCTCACCGGGCATGATCATTGGGTTAGTGATGTGACGTACAGCCCCGACGGCGCTCGGATCGCAACGGCAAGTTTGGACAAGACGACCAAGCTGTGGGATGCCCGCTCTGGGGAGGAACTTCGCACACTTACTGGGCATTCGGTAGACGTCACGAAAGTCGTGTTCAGTCCCGATGGCTCTCGGATCGCCACGGCAAGCTCGGACAAGACGATTAAGCTGTGGGACGCTCATACCGGGGCCGAACTGCGCACGCTCTCCGGACATACAAACGGAGTAACAAGCGTATCGTTCAGCCCCGACGGCACTCGGCTCGCCTCGGCTAGTTGGGATCAGACGATTAAACTCTGGGACGCACATTCTGGCGCGGAGCTCAGCACGCTGACCGGACATGCCTATTGGGTTAATGACGTGACGTTCAGCCCCGACGGCACGCGGCTCGCCTCGGCAAGCGGGGATAAGACGATCAAGCTGTGGGACGCGGGCTCGGGCAAAGAACTCCGTTCGCTCGCCGGGCATGGAACTATCGTGAAGAGTGTGAGGTTCAGCCCCGACGGAGCGCGGCTCGCTCGGCAGGCGGTGATAATTCGATCAGACTTTGGGACACACACACCGGCGCGGAACTCCGCACGCTTACCGGGCATTTCTATACTGTCACTAGCGTGACATTCAGCTCCGATGGCGCACGGCTCGCCTCAGCAAGCGATGACCGGACGATCAAACTGTGGGACGCAGAAACCGGCGCGGAACTCCGCACGCTCACCGGACATGCGGATTGGGTCATGAGCGTGACATTCAGTCCCGACGGCACGTGGCTCGCCTCGGCAAGTAAGGATCGCACGATCAAACTGTGGAACGCGCAATCTGACGCGGAAATTCGCGCGCTTACCGGGCACGCAGAGTGGGTGACAAACGTGGCGTTAAGTCCCAACGGCGCGCGGCTCGCCTCGGCAAGCGCTGACCGAACGATCAAACTGTGGGACACTCGCTCCGGCGCGGAACTCCGCACATTCATCGGGCATGCTAGTTCGGTCTTGCGAGTTACGTTCAGCCCCGACGGCGCGAGGCTCTTCAGCAAAGATTTGGCGAACGACCGAATCGCCTGGAATGCGGAATCAGGCACGCGCCTTGAGCCTCCCAAGGAATGGCCTGATTTCAATTCGTCGAACAACAAGACTCCCGACGGCCGATGGCTGGCGGTTAGCAGCAATCGGCATGTCTTGCTCGTCGACCTCCACTTCAAGGATACTCCCAACGAGAAAGAGTTCCGCCAGTTCAAAGCGAGGCTTGATCCGTCATGGCATGAGCAACAAGCCATGGCGGCGGTCAAGGCGGCGCCTCCCGATCATTACTCGGCCCTCTTTCATTGGGCGTGGGTCTCCGAGGCCAAGCCGGACGACATCTTAACCAGCGACCGACTATACACCACGTATGATAAGTATTGCGACGAGTTCAAAGCCCGCGCCGCGAAAGTGCCAACGAGCGCTGACCAAGACAAAGCAACTGCGCTTATCTCCACCAATCCCAACGACTATCTCGCCCCCCTCGTCCTCAAGTTGCTGGGGAAATCTCGCACCCCCAAGCCGAGCAACTGAGCCGCCGACATCCGCCTCGCCCTCCGTACTCGGCACCCTCAACTTCTAACTTCCGTGTCTTCTTTGCGCCTTCGCACCTTTGCGCCTTAGCGTTAAAAAATCCGAGCTCCCTCCGGCATTTCTAACTCTAACTCTAACGTCTAACGTCTACTACGGCCCTCCACTGCACCGCCGCCAGCTCACAACTTTCCCGCAGCGACCCCGGCAGCACAAAAACCTTCGGCACGCGCGAAAAATCGAACACGCGATAGAGCTGAAACTTCGCCGGCTCCGCCTCCGAGCAGCGGACCAGCAACTGAGGCCGCCGAGCGATGAGGGCGGGGGAGAGGCTGAGGGCGGTAGTCTGAGTTCGTTATGACGCCTTACGCCAGGCCGTCCCTGGCGGGCCCAATGAGAAGTTCCGAACGCGGCAGGGGCATGCTCAGTGGGCGTCGCTGCGGTTGATATCGACCGCAGCCCGCATTTGCCCGGTTCTGATCCACGCATCTAACCGATGCTGAACGGTGTTCCAGAAGCTCGTGAATGCTTCTTCATAGGCATCGTCGTCCAAATCGCTCGGCAGAACCGGCCAATTGAAGCCGTCGCCGTAGTAGTTCGCATCGACGTAGTCGTGAAGCTGAGCGAAAGACGTAGCCGTGATTGGTACGTCGCCACGGCGGACATCGCGTAGGATTTGAAGCTTGCCGCGGGCGACGGCCGATTCGAGCGGGTCGGCTTCTGCGGGAGAGCCCATCGCCGACGTCCACTGGCAGGAATGCTGCAGGAACAGTTCGTTTTCGATCAGCGGCATAGCTTGCTCCACTGGGTTGCCTCGATTTTACCTTCTCCGATCGTCACTGCCAGGCCGAACCGTGTTGATTTCTTACGCTGATTTTGTCCGCCTGGCAGCGACCGCGAAATCGAATAGAATTGGGCTCCAACTTCGCGACGCTGCAAGGACGGGGGCGGCACGATGCCTAACGGGCGAAAAACCAGAATCAAAGCATTCGATTTGTTCTGCGGCGGCGGCGGAAGCTCGCTCGGCGCTCGGCAGGCGGGAGCGATCCCGGTAGGGGGCGTCGATTGCTGGTCGCTTGCCGCTGATGCCTATGAACTGAACGTGCCAGGGGCTAAGGCGTACCCAGAAAAGCTATGCGACGTCTCGCCAAAGAAAGTACTCAACGAGCTAGGCCCGATCGACTTGCTGCTGGCGTCGCCCGAGTGCACGCACCACAGCATTGCCAAAGGGAACAAACCGCGGTCTGAAGACAGCAAGCAACTGGCGTATGAGGTGGTTCGCTTTGCCAAGGTGCTTGAGCCGCGTTGGATCGTCGTCGAAAACGTGGTTCAAATGAGCACTTGGCATGCCTTTAATGACTGGCTTAGTCAACTGCATGGCCTTGGCTACCATTCGCTCGTCGTCAAGCTGAATGCCGCTGACTTCGAGGTGCCACAAACGCGACGTCGCCTGTTTGTGCTTCTTGATCGAGTTCAGGCTCCGATCGCACCAGAACCGAGTGGTCGCAAGGTCGCGACAGTAAAAACGATCCTTCGAAGTGCGCTACGGGCCGACTGGTCGTTCAAGTTCACTCCGCTACACAATGGGCGTCGCGCGCTGAAGACCATTGAAAGAGCGGAGCGAGCCATTGCTGAGGTCGGCGAGGAACGAGAGTTCCTGATGGTCTACTACGGATCGGACGCTGCGGGCGGGTTTCAGGAACTGGACCGACCACTGCGAACGATCACGACGCTGGACCGATTTGCGCTCGTACGGAAGAACTGCGTTGGGCACGAGATGCGAATGCTTCAGCCTTCCGAGCTAGCGATCGGGATGGGTTTTCCGGCGAACTACAAGTTTCCCGATGCCGCGACGCGGCGCGACTGCATCAAGTTGATGGGCAACGCGGTCTGCCCGCCGCTCATGAGAGCCGTGGTTCGGTCTCTTATCGCTGCGGACTGATTTGCTTAGCTGCGCGACCATCGATTGAACACGATCGGCGCATGCTTGGACGTTCGTTTCGATTTGGTGCTCCCAAAGTCGGATGACTTTCCAGCCTTGCCGTCGAAGTTTGGCGAAGTTCCGCCGATCGCGAAGCCTGTTCTTGCCGATTTTCTCCTGCCAGAATGGCGATAGTTTGTGTCGCCAAAGCGGGAATCGAAAGCCGTGCCAGTAATCACCGTCGACAAAGACGGCGAGTTGCACTGCACGAAAGACGAAGTCGGGTTTGCCTGGTAAGTCCTTAGAATGTCGCTCGTACTTCAGGCCCTTCTCGATCAGGCACGCGGCTAGTGCCAGTTCGGGCTTCGTGTCGGATCCTTTAATCCGCGACATTAGCGCGCTGCGCTTGTCTGCGGACATGATGTCGCCACGGTGAGTACCGGCGACAGGGGCACCGCGCGCGGCCCAGGAGCGGTGACCGGCTCTTTTCATTCCGTTCATTACCATTCGTCGGTCTCAATGGCGAACACTGATCGGCCAATTTCAGTCGCTTGCTGAACGCTGAATTCCGAGCCCTTTGCTTAATCCAGAACTTGAACGCCATGTTATGGCTTTCTTGCGGGATGGTTCCCAGGTGGCGATAAGCTGCCTGGCCCGCTTGTTGCCATTCGTCTCCCCGGTAGCTGGCAAGTTACGGCGTGACGCTATCTGAGAGATCGGCTATCGATGCCGCGAGCCGTTGATCGATCGCGTCGTGCGTGAATCCGAGGCGCAATGCTTCAAGCACGATTTTCCGTCCATGAACGGCCTGCTTCATCGACGGCACTTTCGAGCGCTCGGTAAGGTCTCCAAGCGAATAGGCAAGCCCTCTCTGCCAGGGCTGCAGCGTCGACGTTTCCTTCGCCCACGAGGAAACGGAAAACCAAACCACGGCAGGAACGGTACGGATTACATCTAGGAACTCCTGCTGATCCGGATGCAGAGCAGGGGCTATATCCACTTTGCTCCCGTACTTCTCGTCTCGCTTTCCCGTCGGAACGGTTTTCAGCGTCACCTTGATTGACCGCGCAAGAACCGCAGTCCAGCATTCATCGCGTTTGCACCATTCCCCGACGTTTTTCTGCGTTTTCGGCGGCTCCGTAATCATCTCTCGTACCCCGGTGACAATGTACTTCAGCGCCCCTTGAATGTCGGCGGGTATCTGCTGTTCCTTCCAGATTGCTTCGACGTCCAATTGACGTTGGCACTCGTGCGACAGCCTCGCTATGGAGTACGTAACGACTTGTGCGCGATAACCCTGATAGTCCATCTCCCCGTAGAGTCGTTCCGCGAAACGAAACAGAATGCCCAGCGCCACGATCCGCTTAAAATCTACTTCCTCCGGTGTTTTCCGCTGCGAGCTTGAGAGATGCTGCATGAAGGTCATAAAGCACTTCTGCGCTCCGCGACTTACGACGGTGGGATACTGGTCCCAGCTCAAAACGAATTTCGCCAAATCAGTCTTCGTAAACCTCTGCCCTGGCGGATTCTCACTTCGATACTGGCGTTTGCCGGCCGGTGTCGCGTTCGCCGCGAGTCCATCGGCGTATTGCCCCCTCGATCGCTCGAAAAACCACCGAGTGCCGCGCGGATTTTCCGGCGTCGCTCGAGTCCATGTATTGCGCGAAAGGCGTTCAAGTCCGATATGCCACGGATCATTGGCGCTGAAGTCCGAGTCCTGAATCCGGTTTTGTGTGTTGGCGTATCGGGAAATCTTCGGCACGAGACCGTCGAGCATCGAGCGGGGAACGACAGTGAGCTTCATGGGTACGGACACGTTTTGCAAATCGGCGTCGTCCCGTCGTGCGCAGCTTGCGATTGATGCCGTCGTCTGTCCCCCATTCACGATCTGAAAGTCCTTGACAATGCGAATCTGAGCGAGGCTCCCGGATAGCACCTGGAATTCCACTTCGCCGGCCGTAGCGGAAAGACCGTTGTTGTAGGGCAGGAAACGGTGCGGCTCGTTCAGCACTGTGTCGCGAATGCCCTTGTTCACCTTTCCTGTGAATTGAAGAAATGAGCGGACGTTCCGCTCCAGAAGCCCCGCGCGATGGGTGTTGTAAATGTCGGCCAGCAGCTGCCCGGGAATGCAGGTGAGCAGCACCTGAAGGCCGTCTGACGATTTGGGCGTCACGAGACAGGGCAGTGTCGTTCCAAAGTCTTGAGTAAAGTCGATCGTGATCGATCCGTCGCGGTTCCCGCCGCAAACTCGTTCAAGCCGCAGCAGATCCCAAATCTCTCGACGGTATGACCCGGCTTCCCGCGATCCGGAAGCGCGATCGGATACAAGCCCCGTCGTGACGACATTGAGTTCGATGGTCGCCTTTTGTCGCGGGGCGTCCTTGATTAGATCGACCAGTTCGCGCGCGGGCTGCGACTCCTCGATTTCGGCAGTTCGCTCCGACTGCGCAAGCTTGATAAACGCCTCCATTCGCCGAAATGCCCGGTCGAGCACATCCTTCCCGGTATTGCACGGTTCGGCCGGTTGGCCGAGTGGGATATCGGCAGTGGCATCGACACAGAAGAAAAGCGAAATCACGTCGTCTTCGGTATCGCAGGCGTACGCATGCACTTCCGCCGCAACGTTTCCGCGTTCGAACCGGAAGTATGACGGCTGCGGCCCGGCGAGGATCCCGGCTTCCTCAAGGCTATCGAGCAGCACGCCGGTAAGCGCCGGAAGCCGAATGCTCCCAATCTCGGGGTGATGCGCCCGGTCAAACACTTCTTGAAGAATCCAGTCTAGGAACTTCTGGTTCATGGCAGTTGGGTCGATGGGGACGGAACGGGGCCAACAGCGAGATCCGGATCCGTCCCGAATCGGGAGAGTTGCAAGACCTCCAGCGAGAACTGAACTCGCAGCACTCCGGGCGGCACGGCGTCGGGGTGAATACGAGGAAAACCAGGTCCGACGAGAAATGCATGAAGCGGTCCGAGCGTGAATCCGTCAGTGTAGGTCTCAGCGTGCGCTGGTAGGTAGCCGGACGCGGCAAGAGCATCCTCAAAATCTTCCGCGAGCTTCATTTCGTGAGCGAACCTACTGGCTACGCGTGCGATATGCCCGGGAAGGGCGCTTTGCGGGGTGTCTGATCTGCCAAGCTCCTGGCACACGAGGAAGAGCGGAACACTGGGTTCCGGCTGAAGCTGCATTGGCTCATTGATCCGCACAGAGCCACCCACTGCAGCAAGAATGGTCTTAACCTCGATCGTCCGATCGGTGAATTCGAAGTCGCGAATGGAACCTTGCGGCGATTTCCAGGCCGCTAACGCGGCCGCAGGTCCAAGGCGATCAACCGATCGATCAAGCACACACAGTTCTCCGATTAGCCCGCGCACTTCTTCCGCCGCGAGCATTGAGTGGCGTTGGTCCAGAAACCGTCGCCATCGTTCAATGAGGCGCGTGATGCTCTGCACGGCGGCGCCTGCCGACGTTGATCGCTGAATCCCCGCGAGCAAGTCCGTCCCTAGTTGGGCAAACAAGTCCTCAAATTCCGCATCCCGGAGACGTAAGACGATGGCGACTCGTCCCGCAGGCAGTCCGGCGACTCCGCCGGCGATCACGGATAGCCGTCGGCCGGAGACCATGGTCAGACGACGTGGCGTCAATTGCTCGGGGATCTCCACGACAATCGAGGCGGTTCGCGCGGCATCAGTCACCGCGGCAAAGACCCGGAGGCCCTGGCCCTCATGACACAATCGCATGCGAAAGTCACCGGCTATCTCCGCCGGAGCGGAAGTGCGAAGCAACGCCCATAGTTCCGGAAGGTTAGAGAGATTCATCCCAGTCCCCAATGAACCCGTACTCGGCACGCCAGATGTCGTTGACGGTGTAGGAGAGAGACTCGACCTTCTTCGATTTCGGAAAACTAATCGCCGCGGAAACGACGAATTCTTCCATCGGCTGTGAAAGGGGAACAATCGGGTAGAGGAGCAGAAGTCCGCGTTCGGCGGGTCGGACGGCGCGGGCGTGCTCGCGAGCAGGAATTGAGCTGAGCTTTTTCTCTTCTTTACGATCGTCCGCATGCGTCGATTCCAGTGCCTGCTTGAACTGATCCGGGTCAAGGTCGGCCAGTTCCTCCTCGCGGCCGGAAACGGCTCTGAAGTCGACATGACCGGGCGGCAATACTCGATCTGTATCGTACGCGCGATTGATGAGGGGCAAGTCAAATCCTGCGAAGCGGACGACTGGCACGTCGGCGGTTGGCTTTTGCGAAACGAGGCATACGGTCCACTTCGTCAATTCACCGTTGGCAACTCGGTCCTTGATATATGTGCGAAGCTGCTCACAGTGGTTGAGAAAACTATGCGTCCGATACGCATCGTAGCTTGTAAGGAACTCGAGCACATGAGCCGCGGGAACTTCGTCCCAAAGAAAGTAGGGCGACTTCTTTTCCCTGATACTGCGTCGCGGCGACGGCAGACGCCCTATGAGGCCGGAGAGCGCGTCACGATTTGCTTGCGCGGCAGCGCCCGCGCCGGGCATTTGAAGCGCCTGCACCAGCTCTTCTGCAAAACGGACCTGAACCGGCTCGCCTCGGCGAATTTTGTTGGCCGCAGTGATGAGCAGGCCGTCCGATGGGGTTCGGACACGCATCCCGAATTCTTCCGGTGTCCGATTGGCGCGGGCCATCCGATCGAGGTCGGCGCGAAGGTCTTCGACCGCAAGGGCAATCTCGCGAAAGGCTCCGTACAGGTCGTTGGTCGTATATACGCGACAAAGATCGGCGTAGCGAGGGCGATAGCCAAACCACCGGCCCATCTGCATGAGCGTATCGAACATAATCGACGTGCGCAAAAAATAACTGACCGACAGTCCCTCCAGCGTGAGTCCGCGACTGAGTCTGTCGCCCCCGACGGCGATAACGGACAGACCTTCCGGAGCACGGGCATAAGTCAGCGCATCGTCGGACGTTCCGTTAATCTCCATGACCTTGATCTTGCCGGCGGCTCTTGGAACCTCACTCCAGATATCATTCCACGATGGAAGCGGGAAACAACTTTCACCAAGCCGCCTTTTAAATGCCGCATGTTTGCCGGCAATCTCTTTGTTCCAAATCTCTTGAAGCGCGTCGTGGTACGCCCGCACGGTCGCCGGGGCGCCGAAGGAAAGCAGCGTCTGGATTGTGGCGACCTCTTGTTGGATCTGTTCCACGATACGACTCTGAACCTTAACAAAGCGGGTGGCATGCACGAGCATCGAATTGTGCGCGTTACCGTCTCCACGGTACGCCCTCGTCGCGCAAACAAGGACGAAGTGCCTAATCGCCTCGTGCACCGTGTCCGGAAGGGGCCCAGGCACATGGTCCTTCTTATGCGGAATCGGAACCCACTGCATTTCGTCGTCGACCTCCTTGTACATCGGGAGTCGTTCCCGCGGCAGGATTCCAGCAGACTCATCGCCGGGATGACCAAAGACTACGTCCGGACCGATGTAGTCACTCGGCGGTTTCAAACTAATGATGAAGGAACGTGGAAAGAGGTCCGGTCCGAATCTTGAAGCGGCCGAGGTTTCCGAAGGATCGATGAAAATATTAGCAAAGGGTGTCGCGGTGTAGCCAACCAAGCCGACGCGCTCGAATGACGTGAGGAGTTCACGAATGAGGCCGTTGATGACGGACGGATCCTCGTCCGCATCTTTGGTGTTGATTGAAGCCTGATCCGCTTCGTCATCAATGAACAATGTCGGATGGCGGATCGGACGGCGATCGCCCGAAGCGCTTTGTTCAGTCAGGAGGACTCGAAGCCAGTCCCGAAGCTTTCGAAGAATTGAGGCGTTCTTCTTCACTACCATGACCAAGCGCGCACCTTCGTTTACTTGGAACCAAACTTGCCGCGCCATCAGGTCCTTGAAATCCCCATTTTCGGCGGCTGTGGTGCATGTAAGCATCGAGAATGCGACGTCTTCCATTCCCTGCTGTCGCGCATATTGGCCGACGCCGGTAATTGGCGAATGACCGCCCGCGGGCTGTAAGGCGCAACTGTCGCGCCCAAGCAGGTATTTGTCGATCCGCTCATGGGTCTGGCTTCGTAAGTTATTGTGGATCCCCGCAAGAATGATCACGATCCGATACCCGGAATCGATCGCCTTAGCGGCGAGCGTGGTATAGTGGGTGGTTTTACCCGATTGGACATGACCTACGACCAAGCCGCGACGATCCCACTTTCCAGGGCGATTCGGCGATTCAAGCCGCATTAGCGCCTGATCGGTTGAGCGTTCCAGCTCACCAAGAACCGAAACCGGTAACCGGTCATGATCTCGTAAGTAGCCCTGGAGACGAGGCGATAGCCGCCACTGGGAGCGATCGATGTCCTCCAGCCACGGTTCGTGATCGACCGAATAGTCAAGAATCTCGGCGGCGCCGATCTTGACGTCGATGCGACGAAGAATCTCGCTCACGATCTGTCCGATATGCGGACGAAGCGACTCAAAAGGTCCCAGAAGTATTGCTTCGACCTGCCGATGCACTTCGTCCACGGTGGGCGTGGAAGTGGTCAGCGCACCCCGAAGGAAGATATCGACTACGTGCTCCGGTTTGAAGCCAAAACTGATCGCAGCGGAGTCACCAGTCATGATTCACCAAGGTGTTAGCTGTCGTTGGTCCGTGATCTTACCCGATCGAGAATCTCGCTCTTGAATCGAACAAACGGCTCACTTGATAGCACGAGCTTTCGAGCCTCCTCGGGCCTCATTCCGGTGCGAATGAAGTGTTGCTCGGTGTGTAACAACACATCGACTAACACCTCGATATCAAGCGGCGGCTCGTTCGGCACCGAGCCATCGATAGCTTTCGGATGTTCCTGCAGCATGGACGCAATGGGTAGCGTGCTCTCGATTAGCGTCACAACCTCGCTCAACAAGCGATCGTGGTCGCAACCCGCATGAAGTAGTGACTTCAGCACCGGATGAGTGCGATCGACTTTGTAGCGGACACCTGTTCGTGTCGATTGTCGGCACCACACGAATCGTTCGGGTTTGTTCTGCGTCGGGGCCTGACGTTCACCCCGGACCCTGTACACATCGGACGCCTGTCGCCTTACGTCAGCTGCAATTCGGCGGAAGTCGTCGCGCAGCGCGGACGGAGCTGCGACGTGGGATTTCATCACATTCAACTGCCACTCTGCATCCATTGTGTTCGGCAGATCAACGCGAATGCGAGCGAGCTTTAGGTGTTCTTCTTTCTTGAGTTTTAGATTGAGCCAAGTCCCGGGAACAATGAGACGCTTGCAGCGATAGATATAGAAACCCTGATGAGCGTTCCATCCGTACGGCCCCGCGGCGCGCTCGTGCTCTTCATCTGTTAACCGACTGTGGTGTGGCAGCACGAACGGAGTTATTTCAATGTTTCCCTTTAAACTGTGGAGCCGTAGTTGCTCTGTTGGCAGGCGAGTTGACAACTCAGTGACGTATGGATCCCAGCCGTGAATCGCCGTTTCGCCGAGACGGACAATGAGGCCATCCTCGGCGATAAACCGATGGAAAACCATTCCCAGATGACGTCGCACATCATCAAGCACGGATGCAAGTGCAGTGGCTTTCATCGTCTCGGGAAGGTTTACGAAGGTGACCCGGTCGAGCTGCTCTACTATGATGGCCGTTCCGTGCTTACTGCCGTGAATCCTTTCGAGGTATTGTTCGGCGGTCGGCGTCGGTTCAGCGAGAAGCTCCCAATCGTTTACTGTCCGAACGTGTTCCAAATCCCAGCGACGGATCGAAGGCTCGGCCTTTCCGCGTCTCTTGGTAATGACCGTAAAGCATCGCCCCTGCGAGAGGGAAGCCGTCTTCATACCGAGTCCAAAGCGGCCGAGGTCGCCGGTATTCCGCGCCGCCAGTGGGCCGATCGTGGCCATGCGCATCGCTTCAACTAGCCGTTCTTCGTCCATGCCAAGACCATCATCCAGCACCGCAATATGAGGTGATGGAAACGAGGGATCGACGACAATTTCAATCTTCGAAGCCAGTGCAGCCAAACTGTTATCGATCAGGTCGGCAAGTGCCGTCGAGAGCGTGTAGCCAAAATCCCGAAGTGATTCGATCAAATCCGCGGCTGATGGCGGGACCGACTCGGGCTTCTTTCGAGATTTAGCTGCCACCGCCTCGCCCCTTCTCGACGGAGATGAAAGCCAAGCCCCTAACATCGGCTTCTTTCTCCGTGCCGACCGTCCGGATGATCGGCCGTCCGGAACCGGCTAGCGGTCGTCGACCATGTTCGTGGCAAATGTCGACGCCGTCACGTTCGTAGCCGTTGCGACAATACCAAGTCATCGCCGATGCCTTGAGCCCTGCCTAAGGTGAAACCCGAAGCACGATACACCCCTATCAGTGACGATGCAAATGTCGGACTACATCCGTTGACCGAGCGCAGGGCAGTAGACCTCCTCGACACCCTTCCTTCGCATTCCCGTAGTTTCATCGGGTCGCGACCTCAACTCTTAGTTGCGAATGTGAAAATGAGTTGCGTTTCTCCGAGCTAATCGCTCAGCGGCTTCGGTCGCTCCCGCGTGGCCGAGCGAAGTGATGTTCGCAGGCGGGACAAACTCGCGTCGGCGGAAACTTCGCGGCGACAGTTCGGACAGGATTGCTTCCGATCGTAGTAGTCGGCCTCCGCATCGATTTCGGCCTCGAGTTTGGCCTGGAAGCGGCCTTCCTCCGTTTGCGGCACCAGGGCGACGACGATCAACGACAACGGTCCGAAAATGAGAGCGGAGAGGTAGCCGTAGTGCGGCGCGTAACCTTTGCGGGCCGCCATCCGACCGCCCAGATAGCCCAGCCCAAGCCAGATCAAGATTCCGGGAATGGAAAACGCCAGCATCGATTTCTCGGGGCGAGAATCGCGCGGTCGATCGGGCTGATTCTACTGATGCGAAGACTGCCGTCGCTACCTACGAGTATTCGGCTCTTTGCCCGAACCGTGGTTCGATCGGAAAGCCGGAGTGTCGCCCGCCTGCGGGGGCTTTGGACGGGTAGCTCTCGCATTGCGACTCCGGGCTACACCCTGGCGCCCCGCGTCGGGGGCTTCCGGAGGCGCGATGCCGACCGCGTTGGCGGCACGCGTTCGACGTGACCGTCGCGAGGTCGCACTTGCCCTAGCCGCAACGGTGACAGCGCTTGAGGAACTCGTCGAAGTCGGACGCCAAGAAGTACGTGCTTTCGTAGCCGGCGGGTTTCTCGGGCAATTGATCCAGGCGTCGCAGGTCGAGGTACTCGCGAACGCAATCCGCCATTGCATTGAAGCGTTGATGAAACTCTTCCTCGCTCCAGAAGACGCGAAACTCCGAATCGAGGGCGTAAACGGAGCCACGGTCGATTCCCGCAATC contains:
- a CDS encoding Z1 domain-containing protein, with amino-acid sequence MTGDSAAISFGFKPEHVVDIFLRGALTTSTPTVDEVHRQVEAILLGPFESLRPHIGQIVSEILRRIDVKIGAAEILDYSVDHEPWLEDIDRSQWRLSPRLQGYLRDHDRLPVSVLGELERSTDQALMRLESPNRPGKWDRRGLVVGHVQSGKTTHYTTLAAKAIDSGYRIVIILAGIHNNLRSQTHERIDKYLLGRDSCALQPAGGHSPITGVGQYARQQGMEDVAFSMLTCTTAAENGDFKDLMARQVWFQVNEGARLVMVVKKNASILRKLRDWLRVLLTEQSASGDRRPIRHPTLFIDDEADQASINTKDADEDPSVINGLIRELLTSFERVGLVGYTATPFANIFIDPSETSAASRFGPDLFPRSFIISLKPPSDYIGPDVVFGHPGDESAGILPRERLPMYKEVDDEMQWVPIPHKKDHVPGPLPDTVHEAIRHFVLVCATRAYRGDGNAHNSMLVHATRFVKVQSRIVEQIQQEVATIQTLLSFGAPATVRAYHDALQEIWNKEIAGKHAAFKRRLGESCFPLPSWNDIWSEVPRAAGKIKVMEINGTSDDALTYARAPEGLSVIAVGGDRLSRGLTLEGLSVSYFLRTSIMFDTLMQMGRWFGYRPRYADLCRVYTTNDLYGAFREIALAVEDLRADLDRMARANRTPEEFGMRVRTPSDGLLITAANKIRRGEPVQVRFAEELVQALQMPGAGAAAQANRDALSGLIGRLPSPRRSIREKKSPYFLWDEVPAAHVLEFLTSYDAYRTHSFLNHCEQLRTYIKDRVANGELTKWTVCLVSQKPTADVPVVRFAGFDLPLINRAYDTDRVLPPGHVDFRAVSGREEELADLDPDQFKQALESTHADDRKEEKKLSSIPAREHARAVRPAERGLLLLYPIVPLSQPMEEFVVSAAISFPKSKKVESLSYTVNDIWRAEYGFIGDWDESL
- a CDS encoding ATP-binding protein yields the protein MLGAWLSSPSRRGEAVAAKSRKKPESVPPSAADLIESLRDFGYTLSTALADLIDNSLAALASKIEIVVDPSFPSPHIAVLDDGLGMDEERLVEAMRMATIGPLAARNTGDLGRFGLGMKTASLSQGRCFTVITKRRGKAEPSIRRWDLEHVRTVNDWELLAEPTPTAEQYLERIHGSKHGTAIIVEQLDRVTFVNLPETMKATALASVLDDVRRHLGMVFHRFIAEDGLIVRLGETAIHGWDPYVTELSTRLPTEQLRLHSLKGNIEITPFVLPHHSRLTDEEHERAAGPYGWNAHQGFYIYRCKRLIVPGTWLNLKLKKEEHLKLARIRVDLPNTMDAEWQLNVMKSHVAAPSALRDDFRRIAADVRRQASDVYRVRGERQAPTQNKPERFVWCRQSTRTGVRYKVDRTHPVLKSLLHAGCDHDRLLSEVVTLIESTLPIASMLQEHPKAIDGSVPNEPPLDIEVLVDVLLHTEQHFIRTGMRPEEARKLVLSSEPFVRFKSEILDRVRSRTNDS